A single Aythya fuligula isolate bAytFul2 chromosome 21, bAytFul2.pri, whole genome shotgun sequence DNA region contains:
- the LOC116497720 gene encoding protein-arginine deiminase type-1-like translates to MPQRQVVKMSTSRASYGVCVLGTEVFLDTHRSTPKGATSFDVHATSAVTVHIIHNPMTKPMFNSRWPLDPDIEVVVTIDVTSKTVNDNKVKISYYGQEENELSVAWLYLTCVDISLDVDVSRNGRVRSKGKDKAKWTWGPDGQGAVLLVNCDRDSPGAVGTDSGQVDIRTNADLQDMSVMLLRTQGPSNIFAEYQLVLHVPESDADKVRVFHAIRSDSHPQYKPVLGPGKLSYVLDRVGSGENTFYVEGLAFPDAGFSGLVSFSVSLLEVPHKYSPGTPIFTDTVVFRMAPWIMTPNTQQPLEVFVCSVKRGINSNDVFLEQLQALLRKANCKLTICSEVESRSDRWIQDELEFGYVEAPHKTFPVVFDSPRNRGLKDFAFKKILGPDFGYVTREPPGHEASSLDSFGNLDVSPPVTVRGKEYPLGRILIGSPLPWASGRRMSKVVRDFLYAQKVQAPVEIYSEWLSVGHVDEFLTFVPAYDRKGFRLLLASPTACYKLFQEKQRQGHGEATQLVGMSGTERRSIDDILADEGLRNDNRHVQRCIDWNRDLLKQELGLSEQDIIDIPQLFILNGSRADAYFPDMVNMLVLGRHLGIPKPFGPLVAGQCCLEERVRALLEPLGLSCTFIDDYFSYHVLSGDVHCGTNVRRKPLAAKWWHVVP, encoded by the exons ATGCCCCAACGCCAGGTCGTGAAGATGTCCACCAGCCGCGCCAGCTACGGCGTCTGCGTGCTGGGCACCGAGGTCTTCCTTGACACCCACCG ATCTACCCCCAAAGGTGCCACGTCATTTGATGTCCATGCCACCTCTGCAGTTACGGTACACATCATCCACAACCCCATGACAAAACCCATGTTTAACTCCAGATGGCCACTGGATCCTGATATAGAGGTTGTAGTGACCATCGATGTCACGAGCAAGACCGTCAACGACAATAAG GTTAAGATTTCATACTACGGACAGGAAGAGAATGAGCTTTCGGTGGCTTGGTTGTATCTCACCTGCGTAG ACATATCCCTGGATGTGGATGTGAGCCGTAATGGCAGAGTGAGGAGCAAAGGGAAGGACAAG GCCAAGTGGACATGGGGTCCGGATGGGcaaggtgctgtgctgctggtcaACTGCGACAGGGACAGCCCCGGCGCGGTGGGGACAGACAGCGGCCAGGTGGACATACGGACCAATGCAG ACCTCCAGGACATGTCTGTGATGCTGCTGCGGACTCAGGGTCCCAGCAATATCTTTGCTGAGTACCAGCTGGTCCTGCACGTCCCCGAGTCGGACGCAGACAAAGTGCGTGTTTTCCATGCCATAC GGAGTGACTCACACCCCCAGTACAAACCCGTGCTGGGGCCGGGTAAGCTCTCCTATGTGCTAGACCGTGTCGGCAGTGGAGAAAACACCTTCTACGTGGAAGGGTTGGCTTTCCCTGATGCGGGCTTCTCCGGGTTGGTTTCCTTCAGCGTCAGCTTACTGGAGGTCCCCCATAAG TATTCACCGGGCACCCCGATTTTCACGGATACAGTGGTTTTCCGCATGGCACCCTGGATAATGACACCCAACACCCAGCAGCCTCTGGAGGTTTTTGTCTGCAG cGTCAAGAGGGGCATAAACTCCAACGATGTCTTtctggagcagctccaggccctgttGAGGAAAGCCAACTGCAAGCTGACCATCTGCTCAGAGGTCGAAAGCCGGAGTGACCGCTGGATCCAG GATGAGCTGGAGTTCGGCTACGTGGAAGCACCACACAAGACCTTCCCCGTGGTCTTCGACTCACCCAGGAACAGAGGCTTGAAggactttgcttttaaaaagatcCTG GGCCCCGATTTTGGCTACGTGACCCGCGAGCCCCCTGGACATGAGGCCTCCAGCCTCGACTCCTTCGGCAACCTGGATGTGAGCCCACCGGTGACGGTGCGGGGCAAGGAGTACCCCCTGGGCCGCATCCTGAtcggcagccccctgccctg GGCCTCCGGCCGGCGGATGTCGAAGGTGGTCAGGGATTTCCTTTACGCCCAGAAGGTGCAAGCACCAGTGGAGATCTACTCGGAGTGGCTGAGTGTGGGCCACGTGGACGAGTTCCTCACCTTTGTCCCCGCATACGACAGGAAG GGTTTCCGGCTCCTGTTGGCCAGCCCCACCGCCTGCTACAAGCTCTTCcaggagaagcagaggcagggcCATGGCGAAGCCACACAGCTCGTGG GGATGTCGGGCACCGAGCGGAGGAGCATCGATGACATCCTGGCAGATGAGGGGCTGAGGAACGACAACAGGCACGTGCAG cgCTGCATCGACTGGAACCGCGACCTCctgaagcaggagctggggctgagcgAGCAGGACATCATCGACATCCCCCAGCTCTTCATCCTGAACGGCTCCCGCGCGGACGCCTACTTCCCAGACATG GTGAACatgctggtgctgggcaggcaCCTGGGCATCCCCAAGCCCTTCGGGCCACTGGTGGCCGGGCAGTGCTGCCTGGAGGAGCGCGTGCGGGCGCTGCTCGAGCCCCTGGGGCTCTCCTGCACCTTCATCGACGACTACTTCTCCTACCATGTCCTCTCCGGTGACGTCCACTGCGGCACCAACGTCCGCCGCAAGCCCCTCGCCGCCAAGTGGTGGCACGTGGTGCCCTGA
- the LOC116497614 gene encoding protein-arginine deiminase type-1-like has product MAQQRRVHLCTQRPTSTVCVLGTELSLDVLGSAPKDAVAFHVQGTPGVKVYVVHETQSVKLPSSVGRWPLAPSTEVLVTMEALSKDVGDEKVRISYFGEASGVPVGRAMLYLTCVDISLDADTSRSGSVGRTLVDKATWTWGPDGHGAILLVNCDCDEPKSGVMDNSDTAVRSYEDLKDMSQMVLRTRGPRTIFTGHRLVLHVDFGEADKVGVFYGGNSVSLEEYKHVLGGEKLAYAVKPSRHQEESIFFVEGLSFPDASFSGLVSFHVTLLESPEKGLLEIPIFTDTVVFRVAPWIMTPNTLAPLEVFVCSVEDNEDFVAAVSALAEEAKCPVTICPLLENRNDRWIQDEVEFGYVQAPHKTFPVVFDSPRDRGLKDFPVKSILGPDFGYVARDVQKDASSLDSFGNLEVSPPVTVGGKEYPLGRILIGSSFPRFGGRRMARAVRDFLLAQRVQAPVELYSDWLHVGHVDEFLSFVPAPDRKGFRLLLASPSACYQLFKEKQEQGFGEAAMFQGLQAVPKPTINEILANEVLRKFNSYVQNCISWNRDILKRELGLAEQDIIDIPQLFQGNEQACANAFFPDMVNMLVLGRHLGIPKPFGPLVAGQCCLEERVRALLEPLGLSCTFINDYYSYHVLAGEVHCGTNVRRKPFAFKWWRMVL; this is encoded by the exons ATGGCCCAGCAGCGCCGTGTCCACCTCTGCACCCAGCGCCCCACCAGCACCGTCTGTGTGCTGGGCACCGAGCTCTCCCTCGACGTCCTGGG GTCGGCGCCCAAAGATGCCGTCGCCTTCCACGTGCAGGGGACGCCGGGCGTGAAGGTCTATGTGGTGCACGAGACGCAGAGCGTGAAGCTGCCCTCCAGCGTCGGCCGCTGGCCCCTGGCCCCCAGCACCGAGGTGCTGGTGACCATGGAGGCGCTCAGCAAAGACGTTGGTGATGAAAAG GTCAGGATTTCCTATTTTGGGGAGGCCAGCGGGGTGCCGGTGGGCAGAGCCATGCTGTACCTCACCTGCGTGG ACATCTCACTGGACGCTGACACCAGCCGCAGCGGGTCGGTGGGCAGGACGCTGGTGGACAAG GCCACATGGACGTGGGGTCCTGATGGGCACGGCGCCATCCTGCTGGTGAACTGTGACTGCGACGAACCCAAGAGCGGGGTGATGGATAACAGCGACACCGCCGTGCGCTCCTACGAGG ACCTGAAGGACATGTCGCAGATGGTGCTGCGCACGCGTGGTCCCCGCACCATCTTCACCGGCCACCGCCTTGTCCTTCACGTGGATTTCGGCGAGGCTGACAAAGTCGGCGTTTTCTACGGTGGCA ACAGCGTCTCGCTGGAGGAGTACAAGCACGTGCTGGGGGGTGAGAAGCTCGCCTATGCCGTGAAGCCCAGCCGGCATCAGGAGGAGAGCATCTTCTTCGTGGAGGGGCTCTCCTTCCCCGACGCCAGCTTTTCGGGGCTGGTGTCCTTCCACGTCACGCTGCTGGAGAGCCCTGAGAAG GGCTTGCTGGAGATACCGATCTTCACGGACACGGTGGTTTTCCGCGTGGCTCCTTGGATCATGACGCCCAACACCCTGGCGCCGCTGGAGGTCTTTGTGTGCAG TGTGGAGGACAACGAGGACTTTGTGGCGGCCGTCAGTGCCCTGGCCGAGGAGGCCAAGTGCCCCGTGACCATCTGCCCACTGCTGGAGAACCGCAACGACCGCTGGATCCAG GATGAGGTTGAATTTGGCTATGTGCAAGCCCCCCATAAGACGTTCCCTGTGGTCTTCGACTCACCCCGTGACCGAGGGCTGAAGGATTTCCCCGTCAAGAGCATCCTG gGCCCTGATTTTGGCTACGTGGCTCGGGACGTGCAGAAGGACGCCTCCAGCCTCGACTCCTTTGGCAACCTGGAGGTCAGCCCGCCGGTGACGGTGGGGGGCAAGGAGTACCCGCTGGGCCGCATCCTGATcggcagcagcttccccag GTTCGGCGGCCGGCGGATGGCCAGGGCCGTGCGGGATTTCCTCTTGGCGCAGCGGGTGCAAGCACCCGTGGAGCTCTACTCCGACTGGCTCCACGTCGGGCACGTCGACGAGTTCCTCAGCTTCGTCCCCGCCCCTGATCGGAAG ggTTTTCGGCTGCTCCTGGCCAGCCCCAGCGCCTGCTACCAACTCTTCAAGGAGAAGCAGGAGCAAGGTTTTGGGGAGGCAGCGATGTTTCAGG gactGCAGGCGGTGCCCAAGCCAACCATCAACGAGATCCTGGCTAACGAAGTGCTCCGGAAATTCAACAGCTACGTGCAG AACTGCATCAGCTGGAACCGGGACATCCTGAAgcgggagctggggctggccgAGCAGGACATCATCGACATCCCCCAGCTCTTCCAAGGCAATGAGCAAGCCTGCGCCAACGCGTTTTTCCCTGACATG GTGAACatgctggtgctgggcaggcaCCTGGGCATCCCCAAGCCCTTCGGGCCACTGGTGGCCGGGCAGTGCTGCCTGGAGGAGCGCGTGCGGGCGCTGCTCGAGCCCCTGGGGCTCTCCTGCACCTTCATCAACGACTACTACTCCTACCACGTCCTTGCCGGAGAGGTCCACTGCGGCACCAACGTCCGCCGCAAGCCCTTCGCCTTCAAGTGGTGGCGCATGGTGCTCTGA
- the RCC2 gene encoding protein RCC2 has protein sequence MPRRKAAGPPWEPGPGRRRPGAAAAVPSSGGRRRPRPERGGGGGGGGGGGGGGGGGGGGGGGGGGSSGGSSEEEAPRERRPRDGSPVGRRPGRPGGAGSGGNGGGTGPAGAARGQAVVICEPEHSKERIKLEGSKCRGQLLIFGATNWDLIGRKEVPKQQVAYRNLGQNLWGPHRYGCLSGIQVRSVVSGPCAAHSLLITAEGKLWSWGRNEKGQLGHGDTKRVEAPKLIEVLGNEAIVLAACGRNHTLALTENGSVFAFGENKMGQLGLGNQTDAVPSPTQIMYNGQPITKMACGAEFSMIMDCKGNLYSFGCPEYGQLGHNSDGKFIARAQRIEYDCELVPRRVAIFIEKTKDGQILPVPNVVVRDVACGANHTLVLDSQKRVFSWGFGGYGRLGHAEQKDEMVPRLVKLFDFPGRGAAQIYAGYTCSFAVSETGGLFFWGATNTSRESTMYPKAVQDLCGWKIRSLACGKSSIIVAADESTISWGPSPTFGELGYGDHKPKSSTAAQEVKTLDGIYTEQVAMGYAHSLVIARDESDAEKEKLRKLPEYNPRTL, from the exons ATGCCCCGCAGgaaggcggcggggccgccctGGGAGCCGGGCCCCGGCAGGCGGCGACCCGGGGCGGCTGCGGCGGTGCCGTCGTCGGGAGGGAGGCGACGGCCGAGGCCcgagcgaggaggaggaggaggaggaggaggaggaggtggtggaggaggtggtggtggtggtggaggaggaggaggaggaggcggcagCAGCGGAGGCAGCAGCGAGGAGGAGGCGCCCCGGGAACGGCGGCCGAGGGACGGGAGCCCCGTCGGGAGGAGGCCCGGCAGGCCCGGGGGGGCCGGCTCCGGAGGCAACGGCGGGGGCACGGGGCCCGCTGGGGCGGCGAGGGGCCAGGCCGTGGTCATCTGCGAGCCCGAGCACAGCAAGGAGCGCATC AAACTCGAGGGCTCCAAGTGCCGAGGGCAGCTCCTGATCTTCGGAGCCACCAACTGGGACCTGATCGGCCGCAAAGAAGTGCCTAAGCAGCAAG TTGCATATCGGAACCTGGGCCAGAATCTGTGGGGGCCACACAGGTATGGGTGTCTCTCAGGGATTCAGGTGCGGAGCGTGGTTTCGGGACCGTGCGCGGCTCACAGCCTCCTCATCACCGCCGAGGGCAAGCTCTGGAGCTGGG GTCGCAACGAGAAGGGGCAGCTGGGCCACGGGGACACCAAGCGCGTGGAAGCCCCCAAGCTCATCGAGGTGCTGGGCAACGAGGCCATCGTGCTGGCAGCGTGTGGCCGGAACCACACGCTGGCTCTCACAG AGAATGGCTCCGTGTTCGCCTTTGGGGAGAATAAAATGGGGCAGCTGGGGCTTGGCAACCAAACGGATGCTGTTCCAAGCCCTACACAG aTCATGTACAATGGGCAGCCCATCACCAAAATGGCCTGCGGGGCCGAATTCAGCATGATCATGGACTGCAAAGGAAACCTCTACTCCTTTGGGTGCCCTGAGTATGGGCAGCTGG GGCACAACTCAGACGGGAAGTTCATCGCCCGCGCGCAGCGGATCGAGTACGACTGCGAGCTGGTGCCGCGCCGCGTGGCCATCTTCATCGAGAAGACCAAAGATGGGCAGATCCTGCCCGTCCCCAACGTGGTGGTGCGGGACGTGGCGTGCGGGGCCAACCACACG ctcGTCCTGGACTCGCAGAAGCGTGTTTTCTCCTGGGGCTTTGGTGGCTACGGGCGGCTGGGCCACGCGGAGCAGAAGGACGAGATGGTGCCACGGCTGGTCAAGCTCTTCGATTTCCCAGGCCGTGGGGCAGCGCAGATCTACGCCGGCTACACCTGCTCCTTCGCCGTCAGCGAAACGG GCGGCTTGTTTTTCTGGGGTGCCACCAACACCTCCCGCGAGTCCACCATGTACCCCAAAGCCGTGCAGGATCTGTGCGGCTGGAAGATCCGCAGCCTGGCCTGTGG GAAGAGCAGCATCATCGTGGCGGCAGATGAGAGCACCATCAGCTGGGGGCCATCTCCCACCTTCGGAGAGCTG GGCTATGGGGACCACAAGCCCAAGTCATCGACGGCTGCCCAAGAGGTGAAGACCTTGGATGGGATCTACACGGAGCAG GTGGCCATGGGCTATGCCCACTCGCTGGTGATCGCCCGTGACGAGAGCGACGCCGAGAAGGAGAAGCTGCGCAAGCTGCCCGAGTACAACCCCCGCACCCTctga